A single Actinomadura algeriensis DNA region contains:
- a CDS encoding oxygenase MpaB family protein: protein MHDGTRGTQADDGLFGPGSITWRVMGEPVLIIGGIRALLLQSLHPRTMWGTAQNSELMKADAAWGRLTRTVEFVRVRTYGTTDEVERVGRRVRRMHSKLTGVDMRTGETFPVDDPENLLWVHMGEVDSYLGVARRAGVPLSARDADRFVDEQRRAAAVVGLDPADVPASVAEMADYYAGMRGRIWACDEARLGLRRMFSPAVPRNLLPLKLAAPAVGSLTVSTLPRWARRMYGLPGLPTSDLAATLALKSLYRTTRAVPERYRYSPDARRALRLTRERETAAAAWTIAS, encoded by the coding sequence GTGCACGACGGGACGCGCGGGACGCAGGCCGACGACGGGCTGTTCGGGCCCGGGTCGATCACCTGGCGGGTGATGGGCGAACCGGTCCTGATCATCGGCGGGATCAGGGCGCTGCTGCTGCAGTCGCTGCATCCCCGCACCATGTGGGGCACCGCGCAGAACTCCGAGCTGATGAAGGCGGACGCCGCCTGGGGACGGCTGACCCGGACGGTCGAGTTCGTCCGCGTCCGCACCTACGGCACGACCGACGAGGTCGAGCGGGTGGGGCGGCGCGTCCGCAGGATGCACTCGAAGCTGACCGGCGTCGACATGCGCACCGGCGAGACGTTCCCGGTCGACGACCCGGAGAACCTGCTCTGGGTGCACATGGGCGAGGTCGACTCCTACCTGGGCGTCGCGCGTCGCGCGGGCGTCCCGCTGAGCGCCCGCGACGCCGACCGGTTCGTCGACGAGCAGCGCCGCGCCGCCGCGGTCGTCGGCCTCGACCCGGCGGACGTGCCCGCGTCGGTCGCGGAGATGGCGGACTACTACGCGGGCATGCGCGGCCGCATCTGGGCGTGCGACGAGGCGCGGCTGGGGCTGCGGCGGATGTTCAGCCCGGCCGTCCCGCGCAACCTGCTGCCGCTGAAGCTCGCGGCCCCGGCCGTCGGGAGCCTGACGGTGTCGACGCTGCCGCGCTGGGCCCGCCGCATGTACGGGCTGCCCGGGCTGCCGACGTCCGACCTGGCGGCCACGCTCGCGCTCAAGAGCCTGTACCGGACGACGCGGGCGGTGCCCGAGCGGTACCGCTACTCCCCGGACGCGCGGCGCGCGCTGCGCCTCACGCGCGAGCGCGAGACCGCGGCGGCCGCCTGGACGATCGCGTCCTGA
- a CDS encoding metal-sensitive transcriptional regulator, whose product MATSEAPTRGYTATKDQLQTRLRRIEGQVRGIERMVEDDRYCIDILTQISAVQAALDKVALGLLDGHVRHCVAEGAEEGKGDAMSTELMAAVGRLMRRG is encoded by the coding sequence ATGGCGACCAGCGAGGCCCCCACGCGCGGTTACACCGCCACCAAGGACCAGCTGCAGACGCGGCTCCGGCGGATCGAGGGGCAGGTGCGCGGCATCGAGCGCATGGTCGAGGACGACCGCTACTGCATCGACATCCTCACCCAGATCAGCGCCGTCCAGGCCGCCCTCGACAAGGTCGCGCTCGGGCTCCTCGACGGCCACGTCCGGCACTGCGTCGCCGAGGGCGCCGAAGAGGGCAAGGGCGACGCGATGTCCACCGAGCTGATGGCCGCCGTCGGCCGGCTGATGCGCCGCGGCTGA
- a CDS encoding histidine phosphatase family protein, whose amino-acid sequence MGELIIVRHGETEWSRVRRHTGRTDLPLTERGEEQARALRAALARRTIVRTLVSPAERARRTAELAGLRPDDVVPDLWEWDYGGYEGITSARIREDRPGWFLWEDGVIPGDAEHPGETVEQVGARADAVLARVCPPPDDGDVALVAHGHFLRVLTARWLGLEPALGRLFALQTGTLSVLGTEHDRPVISAWNIPPN is encoded by the coding sequence ATGGGAGAGCTGATCATCGTGCGGCACGGCGAGACCGAGTGGAGCCGCGTCCGCCGGCACACCGGACGCACCGACCTGCCGCTGACGGAACGCGGCGAGGAGCAGGCCCGCGCGCTGCGCGCGGCGCTCGCCCGCCGCACGATCGTCCGCACGCTGGTCAGCCCGGCCGAGCGGGCCCGCCGCACCGCCGAGCTGGCGGGCCTGCGGCCGGACGACGTCGTCCCCGACCTGTGGGAATGGGACTACGGCGGCTACGAGGGGATCACCTCCGCCCGCATCCGCGAGGACCGGCCCGGCTGGTTCCTGTGGGAGGACGGGGTGATCCCCGGCGACGCCGAACACCCGGGCGAGACCGTCGAGCAGGTGGGCGCGCGCGCGGACGCCGTCCTGGCGCGGGTCTGCCCGCCGCCGGACGACGGCGACGTCGCGCTCGTCGCGCACGGGCACTTCCTGCGCGTCCTCACGGCGCGGTGGCTCGGCCTGGAACCCGCGCTCGGACGCCTGTTCGCGCTGCAGACCGGGACGCTGTCGGTGCTCGGCACCGAGCACGACCGTCCGGTCATCTCGGCCTGGAACATTCCGCCGAACTAG
- the ald gene encoding alanine dehydrogenase, whose translation MKIGVPREIKNHEYRVAITPAGVHELTRHGHEVFVERAAGLGSAIPDDDYTAAGAKILDSADGVWAEGDLVLKVKEPVAPEFHRMREGQVLFTYLHLAASRGCTGALLAAGVTAIAYETVQLPDRSLPLLAPMSEVAGRLAPQVGAYHLMASHGGRGVLPGGVPGVAPAKVVVIGGGVSGLNAAQIAVGMGADVTILDVDVDRLRHIDAIYQGRVRTLVSNALAVEQQARAADLVIGAVLIPGARAPKLISGELVARMKAGSVLVDIAIDQGGCFADSRPTTHDHPAYRVHGSTFYCVANMPGSVPNTSTYALTGVTLPYAVAIAEKGWRAALRADAALARGLNVHAGEIVYDHVAEAHGLPWTPPSSVLD comes from the coding sequence GTGAAGATCGGCGTACCCCGCGAGATCAAGAACCACGAGTACCGCGTGGCCATCACCCCGGCCGGAGTCCACGAGCTCACCCGCCACGGCCACGAGGTGTTCGTCGAGCGGGCCGCCGGCCTCGGCTCGGCGATCCCCGACGACGACTACACCGCCGCGGGCGCCAAGATCCTCGACTCGGCCGACGGGGTCTGGGCCGAGGGCGACCTGGTCCTGAAGGTCAAGGAGCCGGTCGCCCCCGAGTTCCACCGGATGCGCGAGGGACAGGTCCTGTTCACGTACCTGCACCTGGCCGCGTCCCGCGGGTGCACCGGCGCGCTGCTGGCCGCGGGCGTCACCGCGATCGCCTACGAGACCGTCCAGCTCCCGGACCGCTCGCTGCCGCTGCTCGCGCCGATGTCGGAGGTCGCCGGGCGGCTCGCCCCGCAGGTCGGCGCCTACCACCTGATGGCGTCGCACGGCGGACGCGGCGTGCTGCCGGGCGGCGTGCCCGGCGTGGCCCCCGCGAAGGTCGTCGTGATCGGCGGCGGGGTGTCCGGCCTGAACGCCGCGCAGATCGCGGTCGGCATGGGCGCGGACGTCACGATCCTCGACGTCGACGTCGACCGGCTCCGCCACATCGACGCGATCTACCAGGGCCGCGTGCGGACCCTGGTGTCGAACGCCCTCGCCGTCGAGCAGCAGGCCCGCGCGGCCGACCTGGTGATCGGCGCGGTGCTGATCCCGGGCGCGCGGGCGCCGAAGCTGATCTCGGGCGAGCTCGTCGCCCGGATGAAGGCCGGGTCCGTGCTCGTCGACATCGCGATCGACCAGGGCGGCTGCTTCGCCGACTCCCGGCCGACCACCCACGACCACCCGGCCTACCGGGTGCACGGCTCCACCTTCTACTGCGTGGCGAACATGCCCGGGTCGGTGCCCAACACCTCCACCTACGCCCTCACCGGCGTCACGCTCCCCTACGCCGTCGCGATCGCCGAGAAGGGCTGGCGCGCCGCCCTGCGCGCCGACGCGGCGCTGGCGCGCGGCCTCAACGTCCACGCGGGCGAGATCGTCTACGACCACGTCGCCGAGGCCCACGGGCTGCCGTGGACGCCGCCGTCGTCCGTCCTGGACTAG